From the genome of Flavobacterium sediminis:
CTGCTTACTAAGGTTTTCCATTTTAGAATTTCTAAGGACCAATTGGCTAAAGAAAAAAGGAAAAGGATAGCAATTGCAGGAACGTTTAAAAAGTGAATCAACTGTTTTAGGGTGATTTCTTTTTCAGTTTGCAATCTGTTGTAAATGTAAAAAAAGGCCAGACTCACAATCAAAACTTTGGCGAGAACTAACAAGAATTGTTTAGCTTTGTGAGAAATAACAATCATGTTGCAAAGTAACATAAAACTTTGAACATGAAACCTTAAACGCAAAACAAAACTTTTGGCAAACGAACGAATCATATTAGGGATCGATCCGGGAACAACTATTATGGGTTTCGGACTCATTAAAGTAGTCAATAAAAAAATGGAATTTGTCCAGTTAAACGAATTACAATTGGGCAAATTAGACGACCATTACGTAAAACTGAAACGTATCTTTGAGCGCACTATAGAGCTGATCGATACCTATCACCCGGATGAAATTGCTATTGAAGCGCCTTTCTTTGGTAAAAATGTGCAATCGATGTTAAAACTGGGAAGAGCACAAGGAGTTGCCATGGCAGCCGGTTTATCGCGTCAGATTCCTATTACCGAATACGAACCTAAGAAAATTAAAATGGCCATAACCGGAAACGGTAATGCCAGTAAAGAACAAGTTGCCAAAATGTTACAACAATTATTAGGACTAAAAACGTTGCCTAAGAACTTAGATTCAACTGATGGTTTAGCAGCAGCAGTTTGTCATTTTTTTAATTCAGGCAAAACCCAAGTAGGGAAAAGTTATTCCGGTTGGGATGCTTTTGTGAAGCAAAATGAGAATCGTATCAAGAAATAGTTTTTAGATTTAGTAATAGCAACTGCAATCATAACGTTACACTAAATATGTCAGGCATCTACATTCATATCCCTTTTTGCAAACAGGCTTGCCATTATTGCGATTTCCATTTTTCTACATCCTTGAAGAAAAAAGAGGAAATGGTTTTGGCTTTAGCCAAAGAAATCCAAATGCGAAAAAATGAACCGGGAAATGAAAAAGTAGAAACTATTTATTTTGGTGGCGGGACGCCAAGCATACTTTCTGTTACAGAAATTCAGTTTCTGATTGATACAGTATATGAAAATTTCGAAGTAGTTGAAAACCCTGAAATTACGTTAGAGGCTAATCCTGATGATTTGAGCTTTCAATCCGATGAGGGAAACGTAAGTTCAGCAAAGCATCCCATAAAGGATCTAAAAGAAATAGGGATTAATCGCCTTTCTATCGGAATCCAGTCTTTTTTTGAAGAAGACTTAAAACTGATGAATCGGGCACATAATGCTGAAGAAGCTAAAAAATGTCTGGAAACTGCTACCCAATATTTTGATAATATTACAATCGATTTGATTTATGGTATTCCGGGGATGACAAATGAGCGTTGGCTGGAAAATATTGAAACCGCTTTGTCTTTCGGGATCCCTCATATTTCGAGTTATGCCTTAACGGTAGAGCCTAAAACAGCTTTAGATTCCTTTATCAAAAAAGGAACAATTCAAGCTCCTAAAGATGAGGTAGCTAACGAGCACTTTCATTTGCTGGTCAATCGACTGCAAGAAGCCGGATTTATACATTATGAACTGTCGAATTTTGGAAAACCGAATTATTTTTCCAAAAATAATTCAGCTTATTGGTTAGGTAAAAAATATATCGGTATCGGCCCGTCAGCACATAGTTATGACGGAAGAAACAGAAGTTGGAATCTTGCCAATAATACACTTTATATCAAGTTCATTCAGGAAAATAAACGACCTTCTGAGGCGGAAACACTTTCAACAATTGACCGTTATAACGAATATATTATGACCGGACTACGAACCATTTGGGGCGTTTCATTGGAACGAGTAGAGCGTGAATTCGGAACAAAATTTTCAGAGTACCTTAACCGGCAAAGTCAGAAATTCATTGAGCAGGGATATTTGGAGATTGTCATTCCCGGCGAGGCGGGAAAGATTTTAAAAACGACCCCAAAAGGTAAATTTCTGACAGACGGGATAGCGAGTGATTTGTTTTTGCTAAATTTGGAATAAAAATAATTCCAATTGAAAGCAGTCTTAGAGTATAAAGGTCAAAATTTTACAGTTGATTTATCAAAACCGATAGATATTTCGTTACCTGTAACGAATGATGATAAAAATCCTATTGCCTGGTACCAGAAAGAGCCGGAAATAGAACCCGTTAAAATGGGTGATTGGATAGGGAAAGTTTCCGAAGGAAAATCGTCAACTAATTTCAATAATATTTTCTTTAATCCGCATGCGCACGGAACACATACAGAATGTTTAGGTCATATAACCAATGATTTTTATAGTGTTAATCAGTCCTTACAACAGTTTTTCTTTCTGGCAGAACTGATTTCAGTTGAGCCGATTTCTGTAGGTGAAGATTTAGTGATAACGAAAGGACAGATAGAATCTTCTATTGTCACTCCGGGCGGAGTCGAGAAGTCGCTTCATCAAATTGAAGCTCTAATCATCAGAACGTTGCCTAATTTAGCAGAGAAAAGACATAAAAACTATTCTAATTCAAATCCACCTTATTTGTCAGAGAAAGCCGCGGCTTACATTAGAGAAATGAATATCAAACATTTATTGATTGATTTACCAAGTGTAGATAAGGAGCATGATGAAGGAAAGTTATTGGCGCATAAAGCTTTTTGGAATGTAACAGACGTACATCATTTGAATAACGATGCCCGATTAGATTGTACCATTACTGAAATGATTTTCGTTGATAATACAATTAAAGACGGAACCTATTTACTCAATTTACAAATTGCTTCATTTGAAAATGATGCCAGTCCCGGAAAACCGATTTTGTATAAAATTGAGTAACAATAGGATGAGGTAAAAGACTAATAATCAAAAATTAATGGATGAAAAGGATCTTACAACTTGAAGAGTTAGCCTTGTTTATAGCGGGATTTATAGCCTTTTATCAACTTAATGTTCCTGTTTGGTGGTTCTTTGTGTTGATACTAGTACCTGATGTCGGAATGATAGGCTATAGTATAAACAATAAAACAGGAGCATTTGTATATAATGTTTTTCATCATAAAGGATTGGCATTAGGAATTTATGGATTGGGACTATATTTTCATTCAGAAATAGTACAGATTATTGGAATTATCTTGTTTTCCCATGCTTCAATGGATCGAGTTTTCGGGTATGGGTTGAAATATATAAAAGGTTTTAAATTTACACATTTAGATAATATAGGAAAGTAATGAATATTCAGCAATTATATGAGTTGTGTTTGTCAAAGAAAGGGGTAACCGAGCATTTCCCTTTTGATGAGGATACCTTAGTCTTCAAGGTAG
Proteins encoded in this window:
- the hemW gene encoding radical SAM family heme chaperone HemW, with the protein product MSGIYIHIPFCKQACHYCDFHFSTSLKKKEEMVLALAKEIQMRKNEPGNEKVETIYFGGGTPSILSVTEIQFLIDTVYENFEVVENPEITLEANPDDLSFQSDEGNVSSAKHPIKDLKEIGINRLSIGIQSFFEEDLKLMNRAHNAEEAKKCLETATQYFDNITIDLIYGIPGMTNERWLENIETALSFGIPHISSYALTVEPKTALDSFIKKGTIQAPKDEVANEHFHLLVNRLQEAGFIHYELSNFGKPNYFSKNNSAYWLGKKYIGIGPSAHSYDGRNRSWNLANNTLYIKFIQENKRPSEAETLSTIDRYNEYIMTGLRTIWGVSLERVEREFGTKFSEYLNRQSQKFIEQGYLEIVIPGEAGKILKTTPKGKFLTDGIASDLFLLNLE
- a CDS encoding cyclase family protein, with protein sequence MKAVLEYKGQNFTVDLSKPIDISLPVTNDDKNPIAWYQKEPEIEPVKMGDWIGKVSEGKSSTNFNNIFFNPHAHGTHTECLGHITNDFYSVNQSLQQFFFLAELISVEPISVGEDLVITKGQIESSIVTPGGVEKSLHQIEALIIRTLPNLAEKRHKNYSNSNPPYLSEKAAAYIREMNIKHLLIDLPSVDKEHDEGKLLAHKAFWNVTDVHHLNNDARLDCTITEMIFVDNTIKDGTYLLNLQIASFENDASPGKPILYKIE
- a CDS encoding DUF4260 domain-containing protein, with product MKRILQLEELALFIAGFIAFYQLNVPVWWFFVLILVPDVGMIGYSINNKTGAFVYNVFHHKGLALGIYGLGLYFHSEIVQIIGIILFSHASMDRVFGYGLKYIKGFKFTHLDNIGK
- the ruvC gene encoding crossover junction endodeoxyribonuclease RuvC, with amino-acid sequence MANERIILGIDPGTTIMGFGLIKVVNKKMEFVQLNELQLGKLDDHYVKLKRIFERTIELIDTYHPDEIAIEAPFFGKNVQSMLKLGRAQGVAMAAGLSRQIPITEYEPKKIKMAITGNGNASKEQVAKMLQQLLGLKTLPKNLDSTDGLAAAVCHFFNSGKTQVGKSYSGWDAFVKQNENRIKK